A stretch of DNA from Temnothorax longispinosus isolate EJ_2023e chromosome 2, Tlon_JGU_v1, whole genome shotgun sequence:
ttaaggagTATAGGCATGAAAAAAACCacaaatgcaaaaatttactGGAAGTGACGAAATACATTATAAGTTAaagtagtatatatatatgtatatatatataaaagtaatatcaCCTATCttgaattaatacatattaattattttacaatccaaTCTGCGTTGCATTGCACAAGGTATGATGCGATAATTGTGTAATAACGGAGAATGGCAATTATCATTCTTCCAGAAATATATGATGACTTAAACATAaaacttacatatttttatgtcattttgcttttgtactttttttttcttttgattaaCATAATCCTAAAAAGATACAGTTATTTTCGTAAACACGCAAGTGGTCGAACTTTCTTACAACAGACTCGAGTTACAATGTTCGCATTAGTTACTGCAGATACATATAATCAGTTATCACGATAATTTACGATGTTGTAATGACTATCGTTTATTGTAGTACTGCTTCATATTGTACTGTACGAGAAGATTACAGCTGCACATCTCTTAAATCTAGAATATATAACctaatattcttaatattacATGTAGAGATACCAATATACGCAAGTGAGTTAAAGGAGAAGTGTGAGTtgtagtaattaattttcgagACAAATTTAAAGGGGGCGTAAGAAATTCTAAGAAATTATTCGGCATTTATAAGTATTACAAATCTCAGTTCGCAAGTCTATTGTGACGCGATTTCTAGTGTCACGTATAATGTAGTCTCGAGTCTTGACGTTACGAGGACGTTAAGACGAGGTCAAATTTGTACAATTTGAACGATGATGGGGGCAATAGATATACACGGTTACacttatgatatatattttccacaCATAACGGCTGccttattttatgtaatctgcaaataaatcgcatttttttttatttatatgtttttctgTCTCTCTGTAGGTCTCTAAGGTCAATTCATTTTGATGGTCTTAAGAAACAAGACATACGTAGCATAaactagattttttttttaattaaaatttttgacgcGGATCAATAGTCAGCGTATTTTCATCGATATTAGTATATCAACTATTATGCAGCATAGTATAGTATTGCAAAATGATTTTCTATATTACACAGAATCTATATTAGTTGTAGTtgtaaagtaataattaaaagatgaaTTACGATCTAGATCGGGTATTAAAGCTGACGTAAAAATGGACGTGAAATCAGTCTCTATTTTACACTCGCATTGATTTGATTTCCTTTTTTAGACTTTTTAGAGCATCGCAAAATGAGTGATTTTCTCgtgttacttttttattttaatcgcattataaaataaccgATTACTTCCAAAGTCATGCagccgttttttttttaattcaacttTTATTCTGCCGGCAATTAGGTCTGTAACTGAGCGTATATTATGAGCTTAATATCGTATCTTTTTCGTAAAACGAAAACGGTGGTGAGGAAAAACAATTccagattaaatatattgcaagaGACTAATATACGATGTCTTAATACCTGAATAATATTCGGTAAACTTAGTAACGCTGTTTTTGACAATCACAGTTTCTACATTTCACGTTAAAACCAGGTTCTGACTAATGTgcacgtttatatataaagtatatagaaTGCAAACACATaacaatatatagatatctcAACGTATAGATCTTATTAAAACTCGTACACTTActcgtaattattaaaaagaatggCAGATATCACCGTTAAGTAAGCACGAATGCGTTTGAACTACTAGCAGAATCTTGGATCGCAAAAagtttgatttttaaattttcccaATCAGTAAAGCTCTATTAATGAAATAGAATTCATCATGAGAGACAATGCTACtcagaaatcaatttttgttcaaaGGAACAACAAGgagtttaaaagaaataaaaaaaaaaaaaaaattaacaagacTATGAAACATTGTACAAATATACGTGATGTGATATCTCCTTTTTAAATaacgagtatatatatatagttatattatgCTGCATCAAAAGTCAAATCAATCTTCTTGCCATTCAAGCGGATTTGAAGTACATTCACCATTTACCCTATTTTTCATGTTTCATTGTGGTTACATTCTACAATCTACGATCTtctaaaatttcgaaatattaacTTTGTGGAAATAACACAccggtttaaaaaataagtaagcAATGTGTCCTGATTCTCAGCgtcactaaaaaaaataagagtcGTAAAAAGAGTCCCTCACAGCCTAAGTAAGACTTTCACTTGAGATCTTAAGTTTGTTGAATGAATGCTGAAGCAGGACTCGATGATAGCGTTTCTCAGGTAGAATATCCTTTACACAAATTTCTAAGTAAgacgatacattttttttttacaaataacataaCGCTCCGATTTCTCTGATTACGTACATGCTCGcaattgtttatattgttgatgccgatttattttatctaaaatattcgttaaaaaataacacatgaTGTCCTCGCAATTCTTCCGATCGTGCTTTATACGATCCGTGCACGATATCTCGTATCAAGCGAGATATGGTCCTGCTAACGATATTCTGTAAACATCTCATCATTCTCTACTATAAGTATTACAAAAGGAACTTTTAAGAAAAGTTTTCATTGGACAGATGGATACCAAGCTGTAAAACTTTCTTTCAGGCTGTAAAAAGTTCTAccattgtgtgtgtgtgtatgcgcgcgcgcgcgaaaggtTTTACAGCTTGATGAAGAGTAAATACCGTAAAAGGTAAAATAGTTTACATACGCTTCAAGAATGATAAGATCTGATTGagacatacatatacatatatgtatataatatatgtatataatatatgtatattatatacatatgtattatatatatataacatatattatatactataataataatatataatatataatacatattatatataagatataaacataatttacagaataatatatgcatatctATGTTCCtgttcatatacatatttcataaaCTTATGAAAGTCCTCCCCTAAACCATTCAGTGCATTCTGTTCCCTCTATTCAGTTTAACGTGAACAGTGAGTTATTTCCGTAGACGTATAATGATatcaatttatacaaattatacaaagaTTGAAAATGCTAAAAATATCTGCCTCTGCGAGAAACGATTCTCGATGTAGATGGCATCGACCAAGAGAtacaaattgcaaatttttctcAACGAGTGATTTGTAAACGCGATTGTTCGTTAGTAGTGTTtcggcaaaaaataaaaaaaaataaacatatacatgATTATCCCGCCACGATTATATCACGTTCGGTGTTTctcgtttataaaaatttcggaGTACCGCGTTTTCGTTCAAATCTGATTGTGTAACTGATGTTTTGGATGATTACGCGCATAATTACGCACGACTCTCGCgctctttatctctttctctctctctctctctctctctttacctTTGTACCTACAGTCACAGTCATTGAACATCTAACACGATCATCCACTTAACACGACTGTCGGATTGGAAATAGTAAACTCTAATCATTACGTGTAGCCCGATTTTATATACGTGACTTAAACGGAGAACGGACAAGAGAGAAAATACACAGAAGATTTCTACGACGGTTCTGTGGTAACTGTGGTTTCTGATGATGTACTTACAGGTGGTACCACAGTCGATTTGAACGCTGGAATAAACTCAGCTGCGTCTGGATTTAGCGTGCTCTAAAAATTCACAAATGTACAAGCGACACGGCGATTAATAACGAGGTCTGAATAaggaatattttactttttttttttaatcgaaagAAAACACTTTTTGTCTTTTAGATACCTGTTTTGCGATATCATCCTGCATCCTCAGACTGTTCAGCTGTTGACAAAGCTCAGCGGCGTTACTGTCGGGAGTGCCGGTGGCTGTGGACCAAGCGGTAGAGCTCATATTTCTCTGATGTTGCCTCTCCTCCTCCAGCATCGCCTCTAGACACTCCTCCATCAGCTCTTCCTCCTCCAGTTGTTGGAGCACCTAGTGCCGAACAGAAACATTGAGAATGTGGAGTGAGGAACGACCGCGAGAAGCTTCATATCAAACGAGTGAGGTACCTGCTTGTCAAATTCCTCCTCATTCTCCATCCAGAGGTACTCGGAGAAATCGCCGTCGCCTATCGCCTGCACCTCGGCCTCCGTGTCGCTGTTGTTGTCCACGTAGGAGGTGATGCCCGTCTCCTGTCCGTAGTAAGTCCCGTTTCCAGGCCCGCCGTTTGGGATCTTCATTTTCATAGCCAGTGTATTGAACGATTGCGCCTGCTGATTACCTGCAGATACACATTAGCTGTCAGCGCTCGGCCCCGACAACGTTGTCGTCAAAGATAAGGGTAACGTTGAGACAACTTTATCGGCACGCGCTGTATGCTGTTCCCGTCGAAGGGGACGGGGGCCGTCGCGCGTCGATCAAACAAACAATCCGTACGGAGCGCCGCGTTGAAACACGACTCTCCAAACGGACCGCGCTTGTAAACACGAGGCGCTTGTACTCCAATTGTGCTCCCTCCGGGTGAGCAATCCCGATTGTCccggcgccccgccgccggTCCCCTCCGCCGACGGGCGAGGACTCGGGGCGACGTCGCGGGTGTGCCGCGCGCAACCTCGAGCCGGGGGACGCGGAGGCGCCGCGAGTCAACAAACCGCGACCCTCGGCTTCTCGCGCATATGGGAACGGTCGACCCCCCCGCGTGTCCTCGGAGCACCACCCCCTCGGGGTGTTTACCTGAAAATTTGGTGGCCGGGCGGTCGAGACGGTTCAGTGTCGCtctgtctgtctctctctctctctctctgtctcgctAACGATGCATAGCGAGAAAGCACGGCGCGAGAATCGTCCTCGTCACTTGACAGATGAGGTCGCACGGGCGACCATCTTTGCGAGCCGCGTATCGTATCGTATCGAAATCGGACGGGGCGGCgcgtctctctcgcgcgcgatcTCCTCGcgttccttctctctctctctctcgctctccctaTTGTTTATCGAACGACGGTTGGCACGGATTATACCCTCgccgagagaggaagaaacggGGATACGGGACGGGATGGCCGCGGCACGCGGTACGTACCTTTCTCTGTGTGATAAAAAAACCGCCGTCGGGCCTTCCTCCGATCGTCCTCGTCCACCTGCTCCCCCGTCGTCTATCGTGCTCGTCGCGCGAACGTTTACCACGCGCGATTTTTACGCAGTTCACGGAGTTCACGGGCACCGCACCGAAATACGTGTCTCTCTCGTTCAACGCAAATTAGCGATCGCACAGTGCTGCCACCGGCGTTGTTGTTAAAAGCCGCACTAGCCGCACAGCGGGAGCGCTGGTAGAGAGAACTCCACTccgaaatatagatatttttcaccAGCGTGCCGCCCGACACCGATATCCAGGTTGGTGCCAGGTGTCCGCGCCGTCCGCGCGGGGTGGAGATCAGCGGGGACTTATGTCGCGAGAAATCGCCGGGAGACGTCAGGTCGGGAACGCGGCGGGACCGTGCCGTACGCAATTCTCGGACAGAAACGAAACGTCGCGGAGCGATTCGAGGCTTAATTTTGTCACTTCGCGGCGTTGCGCGAAATATCGGCAGAATCTACGTTTAGAAATACGAGATATTTATTTCGCGGTACGTTTTAACGATTCCACGTAAtaggataaatataattagatccTGGGGTTATTATTGAGCTGCATTGGCCGCTAATGAAttgtgtttattattattcaggttgaatatttattagttatctacgtaataagataaatataagtaGATGCTAATATCATGTTATTGTTACAAGTTGCATGCCACTAATCGCCTATATTTACTATTGTTcgtctattcttttttttcctgtttACCATCGCTTATATACATCTCTCGcagttataataaagttattattattatcttcgcGACGTAATCAACTTGTAGGGCTAATTATAGCCGCGCGACGAGGGGAAAAGTAAATAGAAGAGTTATCGCGACGTTCGGGGGACGTGATCGAGCCACCTGCCGGTAGATGTCGACTCCGTCGACGATTCGCGGACGCGATCGATGCGATCGCGTCACAACCGCGCTCGGTggacgaaaaagaaaaaaccgaAGCAGGAATTCCTCCGCTCTTTTTTACGCGCGGGCGGGGAGCTGCGGAGAGCGACGCTCTCGTTTCTCGAAACTCCGCGCGGTTGAAGAGcggacgcgcgacgcgcgggATTGACGCGCGTAGTCGCGCGTCAAGTCGCCCTGAAGTTGCCCCGAGTCGCCCGTCGGACTCGCGCGGTCTATTTACaccgcggcgcgacgcgattGGTCCGAACTCGCGAACTCCGGTGTGGGACCGCTCTGGCGCTGGCGCGGCCGACACACAACACACATGCGCGTGCCCGACGTGCGTCAAAACAAAGCACGGTAGCGCTGCCCTCCCGGCAGCATTTTATCGCGATTCGTCCGTGGCGGCAGGTcgcaccgcgcgcgcgtcgctCTCCGCTCTCCGCCGCTCTAAGCGTCATCAGCGTCCCCCGTTATAGGCCGCGTATATCCGCGCCTCTCCTACGTTTTACGTGCGTCGCTCCCGGGCGCCTCGCGCTCGCGTTTCGTTTTCTGCGTCTTTAATTTCCCGTGTCGCGCGAACGCGAGTTGCTCCGCTCCCTCGCCCTCTCCCTTCGTCTCTTCGCGAGTGTGTTGGTTGCGTTACGACGCTGTCGTACGGCGATGTCGTCCACGGTGAAGTACACGTCGGACGAGCAGCTGAGCGGTGAGTAAGGCGCAAAAAGCGGAAAAACCGcgccacgcgcgcgcgcgccgattGTCAGACGCGACAGCCATTTCGCGCGGTGTCTCTGCGTCCccctttccctctccctcccccccgcCTCATCCTCCTGCTCCGTCTTCTCTGCGAGCGTAAACAAACGTACTTCACTTCTCCactactctctctctctctctccgacgTTGCTCCGGCTGTTCGCGTCGGCGTCGAGGAGGATCGGCTGTCAGATGCCTCGACGCCGTTCA
This window harbors:
- the Paip2 gene encoding polyadenylate-binding protein-interacting protein 2 translates to MKMKIPNGGPGNGTYYGQETGITSYVDNNSDTEAEVQAIGDGDFSEYLWMENEEEFDKQVLQQLEEEELMEECLEAMLEEERQHQRNMSSTAWSTATGTPDSNAAELCQQLNSLRMQDDIAKQSTLNPDAAEFIPAFKSTVVPPVSTSSETTVTTEPS